The following are encoded together in the Phragmites australis chromosome 19, lpPhrAust1.1, whole genome shotgun sequence genome:
- the LOC133900790 gene encoding protein LIKE EARLY STARVATION, chloroplastic-like, which produces MAASNAASISPTTAPHIFLLGRRNARVRVSASAGGGTGGGSYLDMWRKAVERERRSAELARRLQAPPSGEDAAAGVGPPPGEDVERRTAQFEEMLRVPREERDRVQRRQVIDRAAAALAAARAVLKEPPAPSPPPTPPQKEEMAAGAAGSGEGGAPKGSDRGSRKVAPAPVSQSPGVPDSGDSSTYKQESSKLGTPGPDFWSWLPPMQNSSKPKESSTGFKPSKKVDPFSHQPDLLMEKEQSADFLSLPLETSFFEEKEDRSLPPFQSFAEPENVGSKANQVADTKETFEEQFSNNAAEVARALSESDDKSSHGIYPDGSMWWKETGVEQRPDGVICKWTVTRGVSADGAVEWEDKYWEASDQFDHKELGSEKSGRDAAGNVWREYWKESMWQDYTCGVMHMEKTADKWGQNGKGEQWQEQWFEHYDSTGQAEKWADKWCSLDPNTPLDVGHAHVWHERWGEKYDGSGGSVKYTDKWAERSEGDGCSKWGDKWDEHFDPNGHGVKQGETWWEGKYGDRWNRTWGEGHNGSGWVHKYGRSSSGEHWDTHVPQETWYERFPHFGFYHCFENSVQLRSVRRRQPPRK; this is translated from the exons ATGGCGGCCTCCAACGCCGCCTCCATCTCGCCCACCACCGCCCCGCACATCTTCCTCCTCGGCCGCCGCAATGCCCGCGTCCGCGTGTCCGCCTCGGCGGGCGGCGGGACCGGCGGGGGGTCGTACCTGGACATGTGGAGGAAGGCGGTGGAGCGGGAGCGGCGGTCGGCGGAGCTCGCGCGCCGGCTCCAGGCTCCCCCCTCGGGGGAGGATGCCGCCGCGGGCGTGGGGCCGCCGCCGGGCGAGGACGTGGAGAGGCGGACGGCGCAGTTCGAGGAGATGCTGCGGGTGCCGCGGGAGGAGCGCGATCGCGTGCAGCGCCGGCAGGTCATCGACCGCGCCGCGGCCGCGCTTGCCGCAGCGCGCGCCGTGCTCAAGGAGCCGCCTGCCCCGTCCCCGCCCCCGACGCCGCCGCAGAAGGAGGAGATGGCCGCTGGCGCGGCGGGATCGGGCGAGGGCGGGGCTCCGAAGGGATCGGATCGGGGCTCCCGGAaggtggcgccggcgccggtctCGCAATCGCCGGGAG TGCCAGACTCTGGGGATTCATCTACTTACAAGCAGGAAAGTTCAAAGCTTGGTACTCCAGGTCCGGATTTTTGGTCGTGGTTACCACCAATGCAAAATAGCAGTAAACCAAAGGAAAGCAGTACTGGTTTTAAACCATCCAAAAAAGTGGATCCATTTTCCCATCAACCTGATCTGCTGATGGAAAAGGAACAATCAGCAGACTTTTTATCACTTCCGTTGGAGACCTCTTTCTTTGAGGAAAAGGAAGATAGATCTCTTCCTCCCTTCCAGTCATTTGCTGAGCCTGAAAATGTTGGTTCCAAGGCTAATCAGGTTGCTGACACAAAGGAGACATTTGAAGAACAGTTTTCAAACAATGCAGCTGAGGTGGCTAGAGCTCTTAGTGAAAGCGATGATAAATCATCCCATGGAATATATCCGGATGGTTCAATGTGGTGGAAAGAGACAGGTGTAGAACAAAGGCCTGATGGTGTAATTTGCAAGTGGACTGTGACTAGGGGAGTTAGTGCTGATGGTGCTGTCGAATGGGAAGACAAGTATTGGGAGGCTTCAGACCAGTTTGATCATAAAGAATTAGGTTCTGAGAAGTCTGGACGTGATGCTGCAGGCAATGTATGGCGGGAATACTGGAAGGAGTCAATGTGGCAG GATTACACCTGTGGGGTTATGCATATGGAGAAGACTGCGGACAAGTGGGGACAGAATGGTAAAGGGGAGCAGTGGCAAGAGCAATGGTTTGAGCATTATGACTCAACCGGTCAAGCTGAAAAATGGGCCGATAAATGGTGCAGCTTGGATCCAAATACACCGCTGGATGTTGGTCATGCTCATGTTTGGCATGAAAG GTGGGGCGAGAAGTATGACGGCAGTGGCGGCAGCGTGAAATACACTGACAAGTGGGCCGAGCGGTCCGAGGGCGACGGGTGCTCCAAGTGGGGCGACAAGTGGGACGAACACTTCGACCCGAACGGCCATGGCGTCAAGCAGGGGGAGACCTGGTGGGAGGGCAAGTATGGGGACCGGTGGAACCGCACCTGGGGCGAGGGGCACAACGGCTCCGGGTGGGTGCACAAGTACGGCCGGAGCAGCAGCGGCGAGCACTGGGACACGCACGTCCCGCAGGAGACGTGGTACGAGCGGTTCCCTCACTTCGGCTTCTACCACTGCTTCGAGAACTCGGTGCAGCTCCGGTCCGTCCGGCGGCGGCAGCCTCCTCGGAAGTGA